A single genomic interval of Devosia oryziradicis harbors:
- a CDS encoding DUF3309 family protein, with product MGLGTILIIILILLLIGALPNWGYSRGFGYFPSGILGVVLVVVLILVLMGRI from the coding sequence ATGGGTCTGGGAACAATCCTCATCATTATCCTCATTCTGCTGCTGATCGGCGCGCTTCCCAACTGGGGCTACTCGCGCGGCTTCGGCTACTTCCCGTCCGGCATCCTGGGTGTTGTCCTGGTTGTCGTCCTCATCCTGGTTCTGATGGGACGCATCTAG
- a CDS encoding transglutaminase family protein has translation MLYDVRLELHYDYDAIVHGGRHLIRVAPATVPGVQRVVAAGLSFEPRPQRESSFTDFFGNSVTRLTYLAPHDHLSIRLTARVQVEDLHPPADLSPSRAGLQQEIARYWSVQPDSPHHFLAASPRVQLVPAITEYAEQVTAEMPSVMTAALALCMAIHRNFAYDPKATDVETKPAEAFALRKGVCQDFAHVMIAGLRGLGIPAGYVSGFLRTNPPPGKPRLEGADAMHAWVRAWCGQHVGWMEFDPTNAMIAGPDHISIGHGRDYADISPIVGVLKTHGSHETRQSVDVVRVE, from the coding sequence ATGCTCTACGATGTCCGCCTCGAACTGCACTACGACTACGACGCCATCGTCCACGGCGGTCGCCATCTTATCCGTGTGGCGCCGGCCACGGTCCCCGGCGTCCAGCGTGTCGTCGCCGCCGGGCTATCCTTTGAACCGCGGCCCCAGCGCGAAAGCAGCTTCACCGATTTCTTCGGCAATTCGGTCACGCGGCTCACCTATCTGGCACCGCATGACCACCTGTCCATCCGGTTGACCGCGCGCGTCCAGGTCGAAGATCTTCATCCGCCCGCGGACCTGTCGCCATCGCGCGCCGGCCTGCAGCAGGAGATCGCCCGGTACTGGTCGGTTCAGCCCGACAGCCCGCACCATTTCCTGGCCGCCTCGCCGCGCGTACAACTGGTGCCCGCCATTACCGAATATGCCGAGCAGGTTACGGCCGAAATGCCCTCGGTGATGACCGCGGCGCTCGCACTGTGCATGGCCATCCACCGCAACTTTGCCTACGACCCCAAGGCGACGGACGTTGAAACCAAGCCCGCCGAGGCCTTTGCCCTGCGCAAGGGGGTGTGCCAGGATTTCGCCCATGTGATGATTGCCGGCCTGCGCGGCCTGGGCATCCCAGCCGGCTACGTATCTGGTTTTCTCCGCACCAATCCCCCGCCTGGAAAGCCGCGACTGGAGGGCGCCGACGCCATGCATGCCTGGGTGCGCGCCTGGTGCGGTCAGCATGTTGGCTGGATGGAATTCGACCCCACCAATGCCATGATCGCCGGACCCGATCATATCTCGATCGGCCATGGCCGGGACTATGCCGACATCTCGCCTATCGTTGGCGTGCTCAAGACCCATGGCTCGCACGAGACCAGGCAGTCGGTGGACGTGGTTCGGGTCGAATAA
- a CDS encoding sensor histidine kinase: MINDGADLPGDVRRVVDDPVRLQALAAMDVLDSHPDTDFERLSRTAAFALDAEIALVTLVDKGRQWFRACFGIEGVSETETGSSFCAYTIALPQDDDTLVVLDATQDERFKDNPLVTGWPGIRFYAGAAIIVGGQKVGALCVIDTKPRAAFAPSQVEQLVNLASLTSTLFSLKDEARVRARTAAALVREEWRHALTLEAGKVGSWVWDVRTGDVVCNEMFHRMYGLAEGPVLVGDVLAATHPLDRAMVEASIEASFEDGLDYSAEARIAATGRWLTMRGRVYQRDANGKPLVMMGVSIDITDSKQSADHTRLLLRELNHRVKNTLAMIQSVARQTIRQNPDPKDFIEAFSGRLRTISDAHVLLADRDWSGVQLYEVIASQLGPKFKTNPDRAEVRGDDVTLPADHALGLGLILHELTTNAHRHGAWSGPTGTVNIDWQIKPEPTRGLALTWRESGGPTVSAPAEYGLGAKLIERSLAKVLDSEVALSFEPSGVVARVWMPLPAEDAA; the protein is encoded by the coding sequence TTGATTAATGATGGGGCCGACCTGCCCGGCGATGTACGGCGGGTCGTTGATGATCCAGTGCGGTTGCAAGCGCTGGCGGCGATGGATGTGCTCGATAGCCATCCCGACACCGATTTCGAACGGCTGAGCCGGACTGCTGCTTTCGCGTTGGATGCCGAAATCGCCTTGGTGACACTTGTCGATAAAGGGCGGCAGTGGTTCCGCGCCTGTTTCGGCATCGAGGGCGTGAGCGAGACCGAGACCGGAAGCTCGTTCTGTGCCTACACCATCGCGCTACCACAGGATGACGATACGCTGGTCGTCCTCGACGCGACGCAGGATGAGCGCTTCAAGGACAATCCCCTGGTCACCGGCTGGCCTGGTATCCGTTTCTATGCGGGCGCCGCCATTATCGTCGGCGGCCAGAAGGTCGGTGCCCTCTGCGTCATCGACACCAAGCCACGTGCGGCGTTTGCCCCCAGCCAAGTCGAGCAGCTGGTCAACCTGGCGAGCCTGACCTCGACCCTGTTCTCACTCAAGGACGAGGCTCGTGTGCGCGCGCGCACGGCTGCGGCATTGGTGCGGGAGGAGTGGCGCCACGCACTCACGCTCGAGGCGGGCAAGGTGGGAAGCTGGGTCTGGGATGTGCGCACCGGCGACGTGGTGTGCAACGAAATGTTCCACCGCATGTATGGCCTGGCCGAGGGTCCGGTGCTGGTCGGCGATGTTCTGGCCGCCACGCACCCCCTCGACCGGGCAATGGTCGAAGCCAGTATCGAAGCCAGTTTCGAGGATGGCCTGGATTACAGTGCCGAAGCGCGCATCGCGGCCACGGGACGCTGGCTGACCATGCGCGGCCGGGTGTACCAGCGCGACGCCAATGGCAAACCGCTGGTTATGATGGGCGTCAGTATCGACATCACGGACAGCAAGCAGAGCGCCGACCATACCCGGCTGCTGCTGCGCGAGCTCAATCACCGGGTGAAGAACACCCTGGCCATGATCCAGTCGGTGGCACGGCAGACCATTCGCCAGAACCCCGATCCAAAGGACTTCATCGAGGCGTTTTCCGGTCGCCTGCGAACCATTTCGGATGCCCATGTGCTGCTCGCCGACCGAGACTGGTCCGGTGTGCAGCTCTACGAAGTCATTGCTTCCCAGCTGGGTCCCAAGTTCAAGACCAATCCCGACAGGGCAGAGGTGCGCGGTGATGATGTTACCCTGCCGGCCGATCATGCCCTGGGCCTCGGACTGATCCTGCACGAGTTGACGACCAATGCGCACCGTCACGGCGCCTGGTCGGGCCCGACGGGTACCGTCAACATAGATTGGCAGATCAAGCCTGAGCCAACGCGCGGCCTAGCGCTGACGTGGCGGGAAAGCGGGGGGCCGACAGTATCGGCCCCTGCTGAATATGGCCTTGGTGCCAAGTTGATCGAGCGTAGCCTCGCCAAGGTACTCGACAGCGAGGTGGCGCTGAGTTTTGAACCATCGGGCGTAGTTGCCCGGGTCTGGATGCCGCTGCCGGCGGAGGACGCCGCCTGA
- a CDS encoding circularly permuted type 2 ATP-grasp protein, producing MTRNQKTRDTPPAGPSIVADYRLQPGVPDEMIDAHGNVRPGWAQLMSAFDKLGPTELAARFERADQYLRDAGVFYRKYDGAEGKERDWPLAHVPLLIDEADWSRISAGLIQRAELLETVIADVYGDNTLVQQGLLPPELVARNGEFLRPLVGVKPASNHHLHFCAFELGRGPDGAWWVLGDRAQAPSGAGFALENRVATTRALSDIYADMNVHRLAGFFRGFRDTLFAGAERDGGPVGILTPGQLNETYFEHAYIARYLGLMLLEGDDLIVEDGKVMVRTVAGLKPVSALWRRVDASFVDPLELRYDSRIGTPGMVEALRNGSISMINALGTGFLETRALAAFVPRLAQKLLGEDLLLPEIATWWCGQPREQQHVLDNFDDMLIGPAFATTLPFDDLRGTALGSTIPPEQKAMLIERIRAGGADYVGQEPVQLSTAPVYVDGKLQPRPITLRVYAARTAQGWTIMPGGFARVGSTNDASAISMQRGGQAADVWVLSSKPVERVSLLPQDGQKLVRNAPGSLPSRAADNLIWLGRYAERCEAQVRILRAYNARLAELSKADLPILTHCADFLETIDVDASEAMPQGLLASIDSAVHSAGQIRDRFSPDGWLALNDLQKTAQRFATRIKPGDDATRAMTVLLRKLAGFSGLVHENMYRFAGWRFLELGRRLERAIQTARIVSHLTDKDAPDGSLEMLLEIGDSVMSHRRRYSVTAGTQSATDLLVLDPLNPRSVQFQVTELRTQIEMLPGGIDDGIMSPVAKAALQIETDLRIAVAADMTPKRLDKLAADTGMLAGLVAAAYFV from the coding sequence ATGACACGGAATCAAAAGACGCGGGACACGCCTCCGGCCGGACCGAGCATCGTCGCCGACTATCGCCTGCAACCAGGCGTGCCCGACGAGATGATCGATGCCCACGGCAATGTCCGGCCCGGTTGGGCCCAGCTGATGTCGGCCTTCGACAAGCTCGGGCCGACCGAGCTGGCCGCCCGTTTCGAGCGCGCGGACCAGTATCTTCGCGACGCCGGCGTCTTCTATCGCAAGTATGATGGCGCCGAGGGCAAGGAGCGTGATTGGCCGCTGGCCCATGTCCCCCTGCTGATCGACGAGGCCGACTGGTCACGCATCAGCGCCGGCCTGATCCAGCGCGCCGAATTGCTCGAAACCGTCATCGCCGACGTCTATGGCGATAATACCCTGGTGCAGCAGGGCCTGCTGCCGCCGGAACTGGTGGCCCGCAATGGCGAGTTCCTGCGCCCGCTGGTCGGGGTCAAGCCGGCAAGCAATCACCACCTGCATTTCTGCGCATTCGAACTGGGCCGCGGGCCTGATGGCGCATGGTGGGTGCTGGGTGACCGCGCGCAGGCACCATCAGGTGCCGGCTTTGCCCTGGAAAACCGCGTCGCCACCACCCGCGCCCTCTCCGACATCTATGCGGACATGAATGTGCACCGGCTGGCCGGTTTCTTCCGCGGCTTTCGCGATACGCTGTTCGCGGGCGCCGAGCGCGACGGCGGCCCGGTGGGTATCCTGACGCCGGGCCAGCTCAACGAAACCTATTTCGAACACGCCTATATCGCCCGCTACCTGGGCCTGATGCTGCTCGAAGGCGATGACCTGATCGTCGAGGACGGCAAGGTCATGGTGCGCACCGTGGCCGGCCTCAAGCCGGTCAGCGCGCTGTGGCGCCGTGTCGACGCCAGCTTCGTCGATCCGCTCGAGCTGCGCTACGACAGCCGTATCGGCACGCCGGGCATGGTGGAGGCCCTGCGCAACGGCTCTATCTCCATGATCAACGCGCTTGGCACCGGTTTCCTCGAAACCCGTGCCCTTGCCGCCTTCGTCCCGCGCCTGGCGCAGAAGCTGCTGGGTGAGGACCTCCTGCTGCCCGAGATTGCCACCTGGTGGTGCGGCCAGCCGCGCGAACAGCAGCACGTCCTCGACAATTTTGATGACATGCTGATCGGTCCCGCCTTTGCGACCACCCTGCCCTTCGATGACCTGCGCGGCACCGCACTGGGCTCGACAATACCGCCGGAACAGAAGGCGATGTTGATCGAGCGCATCCGCGCCGGTGGCGCCGACTATGTGGGCCAGGAGCCGGTGCAGCTCTCGACCGCGCCGGTTTATGTCGATGGCAAGCTGCAGCCGCGGCCCATCACGCTGCGCGTCTATGCGGCGCGCACGGCGCAGGGCTGGACCATCATGCCCGGCGGCTTCGCCCGCGTCGGCTCGACCAACGATGCCTCGGCCATCTCGATGCAGCGCGGCGGCCAGGCGGCCGACGTCTGGGTATTGTCATCCAAGCCGGTTGAGCGGGTTTCGCTGCTGCCGCAGGATGGACAGAAGCTGGTCCGCAATGCCCCCGGCAGCCTGCCGAGCCGCGCCGCCGACAATCTGATCTGGCTGGGTCGCTATGCCGAGCGCTGCGAGGCCCAGGTCCGCATCCTGCGCGCATACAACGCCCGCCTCGCCGAGTTGAGCAAGGCCGACCTGCCCATCCTCACGCATTGCGCCGATTTCCTCGAAACGATCGATGTCGATGCCAGCGAAGCCATGCCCCAGGGCCTGCTCGCCTCGATCGACAGCGCGGTGCACAGCGCCGGACAGATCCGGGATCGCTTCTCGCCCGACGGCTGGCTGGCGCTAAACGATCTGCAGAAGACAGCCCAGCGCTTTGCCACCCGCATCAAGCCGGGTGACGACGCCACGCGTGCCATGACCGTGCTGCTGCGCAAGCTGGCCGGTTTCTCGGGTCTCGTGCACGAAAACATGTACCGCTTCGCCGGCTGGCGCTTCCTCGAACTCGGCCGCCGGCTCGAACGCGCCATACAGACCGCGCGCATCGTCAGCCACCTGACCGACAAGGACGCACCTGACGGCTCACTGGAAATGCTGCTCGAAATCGGCGACAGCGTGATGTCACACCGCCGCCGCTATTCGGTGACCGCCGGCACGCAGAGCGCCACGGACCTCCTGGTCCTGGACCCGCTCAATCCGCGCTCGGTACAGTTCCAGGTCACCGAGCTCCGCACGCAGATCGAAATGCTGCCGGGCGGGATTGACGACGGCATCATGTCCCCTGTCGCGAAGGCCGCGCTGCAGATCGAAACCGACCTCCGCATCGCGGTTGCCGCCGACATGACTCCAAAGCGCCTGGACAAGCTGGCCGCCGATACCGGCATGCTGGCTGGCCTCGTAGCCGCGGCCTATTTCGTGTAG
- a CDS encoding transglutaminase family protein: MSIKAAVYHLTHYKYDRPVILQPQIIRLQPAPHSKTKVLSYSLKVSPELHFVNVQQDPYGNFLTRFVFPEPVTELKIEVDLVADMTVYNPFDFFVEESAEIWPFQYPEDIRDDLSIYMQPEPAGPLLQQFLAGIDKSPQNTVNFVTGLNASIQKHIAYIVRMETGVWTPEETLGNARGSCRDSSWLLVQALRNLGFAARFVSGYLIQLKPDLVSLDGPAGTDHDFTDLHAWCEVYLPGAGWVGLDPTSGLLTGESHVPLAATPHYRNAAPISGFASYAEVDFAFDMRVTRVAEHPRITKPFSDESWNELDALGKQVDKILADNDVRLTMGGEPTFVSIDDFESDEWNTGAVGPTKRRLADDLIRRLRDRFAPNGMLHYGQGKWYPGETLPRWTFSLYWRLDGKPVWTDESLIAREGIKTSATHEHAARFLAAFAHNLGLTGETIAEAYEDPGEWLLKEARLPDNVDPANSELADPEARSRIARVFERGLNNPTGYVLPVQRWNAVASSPWLTEKWKTRRGKLFLAPGDSPAGYRLPLASLKHLSPTSYPHVVPQDPGAPRGDLPDPAEILARPKADPRAQLAADFTAATEQQERVEQQISEIEGQVRTAVTAEIRDHRLCVFLPPVEKLEDYLELVAATEAAAREIGQPVHLEGYAPPHDPRLNVIRVAPDPGVIEVNIHPASSWDDCVATTSAIYEEARQSRLGADKFMIDGRHTGTGGGNHVVVGGATPHDSPFLRRPDLLKSLVLHWQRHPAMSYLFSGLFIGPTSQAPRFDEARHDSLYELEIAMAQVPHPASGEPAPPPWLVDRLFRNLLVDVTGNTHRSEICIDKLYSPDGPTGRLGLVEFRGFEMPPNARMSLAQQVLIRALIARYWTDPADGSFARWGTTLHDRLMLPHYVWQDFLDVLADLDRHGFRLDPAWFAAQLEFRFPFCGEVEYEGVHLELRQALEPWHVMGEQGAIGGTVRFVDSSVERLQVKLEGLNPERYAVTCNQRPVPLRPTDTKGTSVAGVRYKAWQPASGLHPVLPVNTPLVFDIYDTWTQRPVGGCVYHVAHPGGRSYDTFPVNGNEAEARRLARFIPQNYTAGGYELRSEKPADEFPLTLDLRRPPRFW; the protein is encoded by the coding sequence ATGTCGATCAAAGCCGCCGTCTATCACCTGACGCACTATAAGTATGACCGCCCGGTCATCCTCCAGCCGCAGATCATCCGTTTGCAGCCGGCACCGCACTCCAAGACCAAGGTGCTGAGCTATTCGCTCAAGGTCTCTCCGGAGCTGCACTTCGTCAATGTGCAGCAGGATCCCTACGGCAACTTCCTCACCCGTTTCGTCTTCCCCGAGCCGGTGACCGAGCTCAAGATCGAAGTCGACCTCGTCGCCGACATGACGGTCTACAACCCGTTCGACTTCTTCGTCGAAGAGAGCGCCGAGATCTGGCCGTTCCAGTATCCAGAGGATATCCGCGACGATCTATCGATCTACATGCAGCCCGAACCGGCCGGTCCCCTGCTGCAGCAGTTCCTGGCGGGCATCGATAAGTCGCCGCAGAACACGGTGAACTTCGTCACCGGCCTCAACGCCTCCATCCAAAAGCACATCGCCTATATCGTGCGCATGGAAACCGGCGTCTGGACGCCCGAGGAAACGCTGGGCAACGCCAGGGGCAGCTGCCGCGATTCCAGTTGGTTGCTGGTGCAGGCACTGCGCAACCTCGGTTTTGCCGCCCGCTTCGTTTCCGGCTACCTCATCCAGCTCAAGCCCGATCTGGTTTCGCTCGACGGCCCCGCCGGCACCGACCACGATTTCACAGACCTCCATGCCTGGTGCGAAGTCTATCTCCCCGGCGCCGGCTGGGTAGGGCTCGACCCCACATCGGGTCTGCTGACCGGCGAGAGCCACGTTCCCCTGGCCGCGACGCCACATTACCGCAACGCCGCGCCGATTTCGGGCTTCGCTTCCTATGCCGAGGTCGATTTCGCCTTCGACATGCGCGTCACCCGCGTCGCCGAGCACCCGCGCATCACCAAGCCCTTCTCGGACGAGAGCTGGAACGAGCTCGATGCCCTTGGCAAGCAGGTCGACAAGATATTGGCGGACAACGACGTCCGCCTGACCATGGGCGGCGAGCCGACCTTCGTTTCCATCGATGATTTTGAATCCGACGAGTGGAATACCGGCGCCGTGGGCCCGACCAAGCGCAGGCTGGCCGACGACCTGATCCGCCGGTTGCGCGACCGTTTTGCGCCCAATGGCATGCTGCATTATGGCCAGGGCAAGTGGTATCCGGGGGAAACCCTGCCACGCTGGACCTTCTCGCTCTATTGGCGTCTCGACGGCAAGCCGGTCTGGACCGACGAAAGCCTCATCGCCCGCGAGGGCATCAAAACATCAGCAACGCACGAGCATGCTGCAAGATTTCTGGCAGCTTTTGCGCACAATCTCGGTCTCACCGGCGAGACCATTGCCGAGGCCTATGAAGACCCCGGCGAGTGGCTGCTCAAGGAAGCCAGGCTGCCCGATAACGTCGATCCGGCCAATTCCGAACTCGCCGATCCCGAGGCCCGCTCGCGCATCGCCAGGGTATTCGAGCGCGGCCTCAACAATCCCACCGGCTATGTGCTGCCGGTGCAGCGCTGGAACGCCGTGGCCTCGAGCCCATGGCTCACCGAAAAGTGGAAGACACGCCGCGGCAAGCTCTTCCTCGCCCCCGGCGACAGCCCGGCCGGCTACCGCCTGCCCCTGGCCTCCCTCAAGCATCTGAGCCCCACCAGCTATCCCCATGTCGTGCCGCAGGACCCCGGCGCGCCGCGCGGCGACCTCCCCGATCCGGCCGAAATCCTGGCGCGCCCCAAGGCCGATCCGCGCGCTCAGCTCGCAGCCGATTTCACTGCCGCCACCGAACAGCAGGAGCGGGTCGAGCAGCAGATCAGCGAGATCGAGGGCCAGGTGCGGACCGCAGTCACCGCCGAAATCCGCGATCACAGGCTTTGCGTCTTCCTGCCGCCGGTTGAAAAGCTCGAGGACTATCTGGAACTCGTCGCCGCCACCGAGGCCGCGGCCCGGGAGATCGGCCAGCCGGTGCATCTGGAAGGCTATGCGCCGCCGCACGATCCGCGCCTCAACGTCATCCGCGTCGCGCCCGATCCTGGTGTCATCGAGGTCAATATTCATCCGGCGTCGAGCTGGGATGATTGCGTCGCCACCACCTCGGCCATCTACGAAGAGGCCCGCCAGTCGCGCCTGGGCGCCGACAAGTTCATGATCGATGGCCGCCATACTGGCACCGGCGGCGGCAATCATGTGGTCGTCGGCGGCGCCACCCCGCATGACAGCCCATTCCTGCGCCGGCCTGACCTGCTCAAGTCGCTGGTGCTGCATTGGCAGCGGCACCCGGCGATGAGCTACCTGTTCTCGGGGCTGTTCATCGGCCCGACCAGCCAGGCGCCGCGCTTCGACGAGGCCCGCCACGACAGCCTATACGAACTCGAAATCGCCATGGCACAGGTGCCCCACCCTGCATCGGGTGAGCCGGCGCCGCCGCCTTGGCTGGTCGATCGACTGTTCCGCAACCTCCTTGTCGACGTCACGGGCAACACGCATCGCTCGGAAATCTGCATCGACAAACTCTATTCCCCCGACGGCCCCACCGGCCGCCTGGGTCTGGTTGAATTCCGCGGCTTCGAGATGCCGCCCAATGCCCGCATGTCGCTGGCTCAGCAGGTGCTGATCCGCGCGCTGATCGCCCGCTACTGGACCGACCCGGCCGATGGCAGCTTTGCCCGTTGGGGCACCACGCTGCATGATCGGCTCATGCTCCCCCACTACGTGTGGCAGGACTTCCTCGACGTCCTCGCCGATCTCGATCGGCACGGTTTCAGGCTTGACCCGGCCTGGTTCGCCGCCCAGCTCGAATTCCGCTTCCCCTTCTGCGGCGAGGTCGAATATGAAGGCGTTCATCTCGAACTGCGGCAAGCCCTCGAACCCTGGCATGTCATGGGCGAACAGGGCGCCATCGGCGGCACGGTGCGCTTCGTCGACAGCTCGGTCGAACGCCTGCAGGTCAAGCTCGAAGGGCTCAACCCCGAGCGCTATGCCGTTACCTGCAACCAGCGCCCGGTGCCATTGCGGCCGACCGATACCAAGGGCACTTCCGTCGCCGGCGTTCGCTACAAGGCCTGGCAGCCCGCCTCGGGTCTCCACCCCGTGCTGCCGGTCAACACCCCCCTGGTCTTCGACATCTATGACACTTGGACCCAGCGCCCGGTAGGTGGCTGCGTCTACCATGTCGCCCATCCGGGTGGCCGCAGCTACGACACCTTCCCCGTCAACGGCAACGAGGCCGAAGCCCGCCGCCTCGCGCGCTTCATCCCGCAAAACTACACGGCTGGCGGCTACGAACTGCGCTCGGAAAAGCCTGCGGACGAATTCCCGCTGACGCTTGACCTGCGCCGGCCCCCGCGCTTCTGGTAG
- a CDS encoding DUF883 family protein produces the protein MANTPDMAPGRTTRSARTTGNRAGAATTSAREARLEDQVAQLQDDIKAIASTLARLSNEKVNEVRDVAKSEARHLQRQGQHVVEDVQEQASALEQQIKDTIREKPLTAVASALGIGFILALLSRH, from the coding sequence ATGGCGAACACCCCCGACATGGCCCCCGGCCGCACCACGCGATCGGCTCGAACCACCGGCAACCGTGCCGGGGCAGCCACGACCAGCGCGCGCGAAGCGCGGCTCGAGGATCAGGTTGCCCAGCTGCAGGATGACATCAAGGCCATTGCATCCACGCTTGCCCGCCTGAGCAATGAAAAGGTCAACGAAGTCCGCGATGTCGCCAAGAGCGAAGCGCGCCATCTCCAGCGCCAGGGCCAGCACGTCGTTGAGGACGTCCAGGAGCAGGCCAGCGCCCTTGAGCAGCAGATCAAGGACACCATCCGCGAAAAACCTTTGACCGCCGTCGCCAGCGCCCTGGGCATCGGCTTCATTCTCGCCCTGCTGTCCCGGCACTAA